A part of Brassica rapa cultivar Chiifu-401-42 chromosome A05, CAAS_Brap_v3.01, whole genome shotgun sequence genomic DNA contains:
- the LOC103869178 gene encoding uncharacterized protein LOC103869178, translating to METNPSKSSVLIYVLVLALVLSPILPCQAASVHLGGGGRKLMAPSPPLLMCPHCECCAPAAPGFCCPCSCPGGP from the exons ATGGAAACCAATCCATCGAAGTCCAGCGTCCTCATATATGTTCTAGTTCTTGCACTGGTCTTGTCTCCAATACTCCCATGTCAAGCAGCTAGTGTGCATCTAGGAG GTGGAGGGCGTAAGTTGATGGCACCATCACCACCACTTCTCATGTGTCCACACTGTGAGTGTTGCGCACCGGCTGCACCTGGCTTCTGCTGCCCATGTAGCTGTCCCGGTGGTCCCTAA